The following coding sequences are from one Cervus canadensis isolate Bull #8, Minnesota chromosome 4, ASM1932006v1, whole genome shotgun sequence window:
- the LOC122440854 gene encoding olfactory receptor 2T6, translating into MNGNNKTFSSDFTLTGLFTNNKASGFLFSIICAIFFMAMIANGIMIFLIYIDPHLHTPMYFLLSHLSFIDIMYISTIVPKMLADYLEGEGTISFIACTAQYFLYMGFVGAEFFLLGLMAYDRYVAICNPLRYPVLMSHRVCWMILASSWFGGALDSFLLTPITMSLPFCASHKINHFFCEAPTMLRLACGDKAAYEMVMYICCVMMLLIPFSVVIASYTGVLITVHQMKSAEGKKKAFATCSSHMMVVILFYGAALYTYMLPQSYHTPTKDKVFSVFYTIITPLLNPLIYSLRNRDVAEAFKRVLARCQGTHGMTREEF; encoded by the coding sequence ATGAATGGAAATAATAAGACCTTTTCCAGTGACTTCACCCTTACAGGGCTCTTCACTAACAATAAAGCCTCTGGCTTTCTTTTCAGCATCATTTGTGCCATCTTCTTCATGGCCATGATAGCTAATGGGATCATGATCTTTCTGATCTACATAGACCCTCACCTCCATACCCCCATGTACTTCCTGCTCAGCCATCTCTCCTTCATTGATATTATGTACATCTCCACCATTGTGCCCAAGATGCTGGCCGATTACCTTGAGGGTGAGGGGACCATATCCTTTATTGCCTGTACAGCCCAGTACTTTCTCTATATGGGCTTTGTAGGGGCCGAATTTTTCCTGCTGGGACTCATGGcatatgaccgctatgtggccatctgcaaccCTCTCCGCTATCCTGTCCTCATGAGCCATCGGGTCTGTTGGATGATCTTGGCCAGCTCTTGGTTTGGTGGTGCTTTGGATAGCTTCCTCCTCACCCCTATCACCATGAGTCTACCATTCTGTGCTTCACACAAGATCAATCACTTCTTCTGTGAGGCACCCACCATGCTGAGGCTGGCCTGTGGTGACAAAGCTGCCTATGAAATGGTGATGTATATTTGCTGTGTCATGATGCTGCTGATCCCCTTCTCTGTAGTGATTGCTTCCTACACTGGCGTGCTCATCACAGTGCACCAGATGAAGTCAGCAGAAGGGAAGAAGAAGGCTTTTGCCACCTGCTCCTCACACATGATGGTGGTGATCTTATTCTATGGGGCTGCCCTGTACACATATATGCTTCCCCAATCATACCACACTCCAACTAAAGACAAGgtcttttctgtcttttacaCTATCATCACCCCCTTGTTAAACCCTCTCATTTACAGTTTGAGAAACAGGGATGTGGCTGAGGCCTTTAAGAGGGTTTTGGCAAGATGTCAAGGGACTCATGGTATGACAAGGGAAGAATTCTGA
- the LOC122439234 gene encoding olfactory receptor 2T1 — MGSMEEYNTSSTDFTFMGLFNRKETSGLLFAIISIIFFTALMANGVMIFLIRTDSHLHTPMYFLLSHLSFIDMMYISTIVPKMLVDYLLDQRTITFVGCTAQHFLYLTLVGAEFFLLGLMAYDRYVAICNPLRYPILMSRRVCWMIIAGSWFGGSLDGFLLTPITMSFPFCNSREINHFFCEAPAVLKLACADTALYETVMYVCCVLMLLIPFSVVIASYAQILTTVHRMSSVEGRKKAFATCSSHMTVVTLFYGAAMYTYMLPHSYHRPEQDKVFSVFYTILTPMLNPLIYSLRNKDVTGAMKRVLGRFKGTQRVSGDAF; from the coding sequence ATGGGATCAATGGAAGAGTACAACACATCCTCTACAGACTTTACCTTCATGGGGTTGTTCAATAGAAAGGAAACATCAGGCCTGCTTTTTGCCATCATCTCTATTATCTTTTTTACTGCACTGATGGCCAACGGGGTCATGATATTTCTGATCCGCACTGATTCACACCTCCACACTCCCATGTACTTCCTACTTAGCCACCTCTCCTTCATTGACATGATGTACATCTCTACCATTGTGCCCAAGATGTTGGTAGATTACCTACTGGATCAGAGAACCATCACCTTTGTGGGATGCACAGCTCAACATTTCCTCTACCTCACTCTTGTGGGAGCTGAGTTCTTCCTGTTGGGTctcatggcctatgaccgctacgtggccatctgcaaCCCACTCCGTTATCCAATCCTAATGAGCCGCCGTGTTTGCTGGATGATTATAGCAGGTTCCTGGTTTGGGGGCTCTTTAGATGGCTTTCTTCTAACTCCCATAACCATGAGTTTCCCTTTCTGCAACTCTCGGGAAATTAACCACTTCTTCTGTGAGGCACCTGCAGTCCTGAAATTGGCTTGTGCAGACACAGCTCTCTATGAGACAGTGATGTATGTGTGTTGTGTCTTGATGCTGCTGATTCCTTTCTCTGTGGTGATTGCCTCCTATGCTCAAATCCTGACCACAGTCCACCGCATGAGCTcagtggaagggagaaagaaggcaTTTGCCACCTGTTCATCTCACATGACAGTGGTGACCTTGTTCTATGGGGCTGCCATGTACACGTACATGCTGCCACACTCTTACCACAGGCCAGAACAAGACAAAGTCTTCTCTGTGTTCTACACCATCCTCACACCCATGCTGAATCCACTCATCTACAGTTTGAGAAACAAAGATGTGACTGGAGCTATGAAGAGGGTATTGGGCAGGTTCAAGGGTACACAGAGAGTGTCAGGGGATGCTTTTTGA